In Leptospira bouyouniensis, the following proteins share a genomic window:
- a CDS encoding methyl-accepting chemotaxis protein, producing the protein MRAFDLSILSKISIQSRLLLFPLPLILSLFFILYLLVTSQNETIHFSEKEQLGLGLIKPISSTYKEGLKRLKIGQESTRDLIPILKEIKKESAKTEIIEPNSIEMVNLDRYSKLEHFDQTTTLQFLNDLQELLLKVGDNSNLILDPEVDSYYQMEIVLFRIPAFYHNIANLKEMIRDEYLGSNSNSKAFSNASITKAIITINGIENTCKEINKAFKKSFEANQKYTQEIGDASHFAKVNCENYLKDLKNSITRSQNKPNNSDEFFTAIHKGTEIADLIQQKSLLLLEKMIRDRVELLLIKRNFNILLVIISLSISTVFVFLIFRSINKPLITVLTKLNELTSGEADLSKTLPDFGTNEIGKIAKSINLFLENLNQIMNQLKISVSESEKLSSQLKNDAISVSDNASSLASISEESAASLEELTTSFEIMFEFIKNETKNIVNISEEMATIKASILNIESALLQLTNLASHSTQLANSGNLSIRNTDTTMTEIRSVTKEITGIVDLITEISERTNLLALNASIEAARAGDAGMGFAVVAEEISKLADKTQSSVKNIKRLIDKSHVVVNEGTNHVMEAVNALSEIVDQSNRMNYAVNHLKEEMTTQSNSLLSVTNELNGLEDMARTIEFSSREQKKASEDMVNSVNTLSGSAQELANNSEDLNQVSLKINEIATNIALIANIFHTH; encoded by the coding sequence TTTTATTTTATACCTGCTTGTGACTTCTCAAAATGAAACTATCCATTTTTCCGAGAAAGAACAATTAGGTCTTGGTTTGATCAAACCGATTTCCTCAACCTATAAAGAAGGTTTAAAACGTCTCAAAATTGGACAAGAATCAACCAGAGATCTAATTCCAATTCTAAAAGAAATCAAAAAGGAAAGCGCAAAAACAGAAATCATTGAACCCAACTCAATCGAAATGGTCAACTTAGATCGGTATTCAAAATTGGAACATTTTGATCAAACCACAACCCTTCAATTTTTAAATGATCTACAAGAATTATTATTGAAGGTAGGAGACAATTCCAACCTGATTTTGGATCCCGAAGTTGACTCTTATTACCAAATGGAAATTGTTTTGTTTAGAATTCCTGCATTCTACCATAACATTGCGAATTTGAAAGAAATGATCCGCGATGAATATTTGGGATCAAATTCCAATTCAAAGGCTTTTTCAAATGCAAGTATTACAAAAGCGATCATCACGATTAATGGGATTGAAAATACTTGTAAAGAAATCAATAAAGCTTTTAAAAAATCATTTGAAGCAAATCAAAAATATACGCAAGAAATTGGTGACGCAAGCCATTTTGCAAAAGTGAATTGTGAAAATTATTTAAAAGATCTCAAAAATTCCATTACACGAAGCCAAAACAAACCCAATAATTCTGATGAATTCTTCACTGCGATTCACAAAGGCACTGAAATTGCAGACTTAATACAACAAAAATCACTTTTACTTTTGGAAAAAATGATAAGAGACAGAGTAGAGTTACTTTTGATCAAAAGGAATTTCAATATTCTATTAGTCATTATTTCTTTATCTATTTCAACAGTTTTTGTTTTTTTAATCTTTAGAAGTATCAACAAACCATTGATAACCGTACTCACTAAACTCAATGAACTCACTAGTGGAGAAGCTGATTTATCCAAAACATTACCAGATTTTGGAACTAACGAAATTGGTAAAATTGCAAAATCGATCAATTTATTCTTAGAAAATTTAAATCAAATCATGAATCAATTGAAAATATCTGTAAGTGAGTCTGAAAAGTTATCTAGCCAATTGAAAAATGATGCCATCTCAGTATCTGATAATGCATCATCCTTAGCTTCTATTTCAGAAGAATCTGCAGCATCTTTAGAAGAACTGACTACATCATTTGAAATTATGTTCGAATTCATTAAGAATGAAACCAAAAATATAGTCAACATTTCCGAGGAAATGGCAACAATCAAAGCTTCAATACTTAACATTGAATCTGCATTATTACAATTAACAAATCTAGCAAGTCATTCCACCCAACTTGCAAATTCAGGTAATTTATCTATTCGTAATACAGATACTACCATGACTGAAATTAGATCAGTTACGAAAGAAATCACAGGAATTGTAGATTTGATTACAGAAATTTCCGAAAGAACCAATTTACTTGCATTAAACGCAAGTATTGAAGCTGCTCGAGCAGGTGATGCAGGAATGGGATTTGCAGTTGTTGCAGAAGAAATTTCAAAACTTGCAGACAAAACTCAATCATCTGTTAAAAATATAAAGAGACTAATCGATAAGAGTCATGTTGTTGTGAACGAAGGTACCAATCATGTAATGGAAGCAGTCAATGCTCTTAGCGAAATCGTAGACCAATCAAATCGAATGAATTATGCCGTAAACCATTTAAAAGAAGAAATGACCACTCAATCTAATAGTTTGCTTAGTGTAACTAATGAACTAAACGGTCTCGAGGATATGGCAAGAACAATTGAATTTTCAAGTCGAGAACAAAAGAAAGCTTCCGAAGATATGGTAAACTCGGTCAACACATTATCTGGAAGTGCTCAAGAGCTTGCAAATAATTCTGAAGATTTGAACCAAGTAAGCTTAAAAATTAATGAGATTGCAACTAACATTGCTTTAATCGCCAACATATTTCATACTCATTAA